One Tunturibacter gelidoferens genomic region harbors:
- a CDS encoding SGNH/GDSL hydrolase family protein codes for MKLAVRVVLAGCVALGSGMANGQVGGTAKAEGAPTPVQTQPVVQTPAPVPPVSPPDETAKQIAEMEAKLADWPQLGRYRAENAALAPVAAGEQRVVFYGDSITDSWGRQAGTGEFFPDRGYVNRGISGQTTPQMVVRFRQDVIDLHPAAVVILAGTNDVAGNTGPMTPQMTEDNFRSMIDLAKANGIRVIVASILPVADYPWRTGLAPVPKIKTLNDWLKGYCVNHSVTYLDYFSAMVGQGGGMKAGISFDGVHPNVQGYAIMGPLAQAAIDKTLSR; via the coding sequence ATGAAGCTTGCTGTGCGGGTGGTTTTAGCGGGGTGTGTCGCCTTGGGGAGTGGGATGGCGAATGGGCAGGTCGGGGGTACAGCCAAGGCTGAGGGGGCTCCTACGCCGGTACAAACTCAGCCGGTTGTGCAGACTCCGGCTCCGGTGCCGCCGGTTTCGCCACCGGATGAGACGGCGAAGCAGATCGCCGAGATGGAGGCGAAGCTGGCGGACTGGCCGCAGTTGGGACGATATCGGGCGGAGAACGCAGCGTTGGCTCCGGTGGCGGCGGGGGAGCAGCGGGTGGTGTTTTATGGGGACTCGATCACGGATAGCTGGGGCCGGCAGGCGGGTACGGGGGAGTTTTTTCCGGATAGGGGGTATGTCAATCGCGGGATCAGCGGACAGACCACGCCGCAGATGGTGGTGCGGTTCCGGCAGGATGTGATCGATCTGCATCCGGCCGCGGTGGTGATTCTGGCAGGAACCAACGACGTCGCCGGGAATACAGGGCCGATGACGCCGCAGATGACCGAGGATAACTTCCGGTCGATGATCGATCTGGCGAAGGCGAACGGGATTCGGGTGATTGTCGCGTCAATTCTGCCAGTGGCAGATTATCCGTGGAGGACGGGCCTGGCACCGGTGCCGAAGATCAAGACTCTGAATGACTGGTTGAAGGGGTACTGCGTGAACCACTCGGTGACGTATCTCGATTACTTCTCTGCGATGGTGGGGCAAGGTGGCGGGATGAAGGCAGGCATCAGCTTCGATGGCGTGCATCCAAATGTGCAGGGGTACGCGATTATGGGGCCGTTGGCGCAGGCGGCGATCGATAAGACTCTGAGTAGGTAG
- a CDS encoding sugar phosphate isomerase/epimerase family protein, with product MQPGLSTHVFLPQRLHPGLLDSLHKSGAQVIELFAARHHFDYSDRAAVRDIATWFRNTGVGATLHQPLYIADRADAQWSRHVAPNLNLIDPEKSRRISAMDEVKRALESAEQIPISACTLHLGHKDDAWNLRALENSLTAIEHLKAFAHPLGVRILLENLQNEITTPEHLLEILKVGHFDRVGVTLDIGHAHLAAPENSKGIDEAFELLKPRIAELHLHDNLGQKDDHLWPGTAGIDWKNIAKHIATLPANTPGILEIAHELEETPESATTKATQAFDLLKRAAEAAV from the coding sequence ATGCAACCCGGACTCTCTACCCACGTCTTCCTCCCGCAACGCCTGCACCCCGGCCTGCTCGACTCTCTCCACAAATCCGGCGCTCAGGTCATCGAGCTCTTCGCCGCCCGCCATCACTTCGACTACAGCGACCGCGCCGCCGTCCGCGACATCGCCACCTGGTTCCGCAATACCGGCGTTGGAGCCACACTTCACCAGCCGCTCTACATCGCCGATCGCGCCGACGCCCAGTGGTCCCGCCACGTCGCCCCCAACCTCAACCTCATCGACCCCGAGAAGTCCCGCCGCATCTCCGCCATGGACGAGGTCAAGCGCGCCCTCGAGTCCGCCGAGCAGATTCCTATCTCTGCCTGCACTCTCCATCTCGGCCACAAGGACGACGCCTGGAACCTCCGCGCCCTCGAGAACTCCCTCACCGCCATAGAGCACCTCAAGGCCTTCGCGCACCCCCTCGGCGTCCGCATCCTGCTCGAAAACCTCCAGAACGAGATCACCACCCCCGAGCATCTCCTCGAAATCCTCAAGGTCGGCCACTTCGACCGCGTCGGCGTTACCCTCGACATCGGTCACGCCCACCTCGCTGCCCCCGAGAACAGCAAGGGAATCGACGAAGCCTTCGAGCTCCTCAAGCCCCGCATCGCCGAACTCCACCTCCACGACAACCTCGGCCAAAAAGACGACCACCTCTGGCCCGGCACCGCAGGCATCGACTGGAAGAACATCGCGAAGCACATCGCGACGCTGCCGGCCAACACCCCCGGCATCCTCGAGATCGCCCACGAACTAGAAGAAACTCCCGAATCCGCCACTACCAAAGCTACCCAAGCTTTCGACCTCCTCAAGCGAGCCGCTGAAGCCGCTGTATAG
- a CDS encoding asparagine--tRNA ligase translates to MSEYVTPTSKTSAPITTISSLSAHEGQTITLRGWLYNLRASGKLLFPIFRDGTGTIQGIVPKAAVSEEVFNTLKELTLESSLTVTGKVRADSRAPSGYELDVESIEVLQRVHEDTPFPISLKEHGVDFLMEHRHLWLRTPRQSAILRVRATIMRAAAEYFDTNGFIRTDPPILTPNACEGTSELFEMDYFDDDKAYLTQSGQLYIEATALALGKVYSFGPTFRAEKSKTRRHLTEFWMIEPEVAFLELDGLLNLAEGFITHIVTRVLESHRADLKVIGKDIAKLEAVIAPDSSIEKNAVILSGAKNPEAASPAHTAEDLSATEPGGRPHDSGTSTFTNPPNRFPRLSYDEAHAMLEKAFAEGKLEAPHKYGDDFGSPDETYISSQFDKPVMIHRYPAAFKAFYMQPDPLDPTKALCVDVLAPEGYGEIIGGSQRIHDYDLLKSRIEQHDLPLAAFQWYLDLRKYGSVPHSGFGMGIERAVAWICGLDHVRETIPFARTLNRIYP, encoded by the coding sequence ATGAGCGAATATGTAACCCCCACCAGCAAAACCTCCGCACCCATCACCACTATCTCCTCACTCTCCGCGCACGAAGGCCAGACCATCACCCTCCGCGGCTGGCTGTACAACCTCCGCGCCTCGGGCAAGCTCCTCTTTCCCATCTTCCGCGACGGCACCGGCACCATTCAGGGCATCGTCCCCAAAGCCGCAGTCTCGGAAGAGGTCTTCAACACACTGAAAGAATTAACCCTCGAATCTTCCCTCACCGTCACCGGCAAGGTCCGCGCCGACTCTCGCGCCCCCTCCGGCTACGAGCTCGACGTCGAAAGCATCGAAGTCCTCCAACGCGTCCACGAAGACACCCCCTTCCCCATCTCCCTCAAAGAGCACGGCGTCGACTTCCTCATGGAGCACCGCCACCTCTGGCTCCGCACCCCGCGCCAGTCCGCCATCCTCCGCGTCCGCGCCACCATCATGCGCGCCGCAGCCGAGTACTTCGACACCAACGGCTTCATCCGCACCGACCCACCCATCCTCACTCCCAACGCCTGCGAAGGCACCTCCGAACTCTTCGAGATGGACTACTTCGACGACGACAAGGCCTACCTCACCCAGTCCGGCCAGCTCTACATCGAAGCCACCGCGCTCGCTCTCGGCAAGGTCTACAGCTTCGGTCCCACCTTCCGCGCCGAAAAGTCCAAGACCCGCCGCCACCTTACCGAGTTCTGGATGATCGAACCCGAGGTCGCCTTCCTCGAGCTCGACGGCCTACTCAACCTCGCCGAAGGCTTCATCACCCACATCGTCACCCGCGTCCTCGAGTCGCACCGCGCCGACCTCAAGGTCATCGGCAAAGACATCGCCAAACTCGAAGCAGTCATCGCGCCAGACTCCTCTATAGAAAAGAATGCTGTCATTCTGAGCGGAGCGAAGAATCCCGAAGCCGCCAGCCCGGCCCACACAGCAGAGGATCTTTCTGCCACAGAACCGGGGGGCCGGCCTCACGACTCTGGCACATCAACTTTCACTAACCCACCCAACCGCTTCCCCCGCCTAAGCTACGACGAAGCCCACGCCATGCTCGAGAAGGCCTTCGCCGAAGGCAAACTCGAAGCCCCCCACAAATACGGCGACGACTTCGGCAGCCCCGACGAGACCTACATCTCCTCCCAGTTCGACAAGCCCGTCATGATCCACCGCTACCCCGCCGCCTTCAAGGCCTTCTACATGCAGCCCGACCCGCTCGACCCCACCAAGGCTCTCTGCGTCGACGTCCTTGCCCCCGAGGGATACGGCGAGATCATCGGCGGCTCCCAGCGCATCCACGACTACGATCTCCTCAAATCCCGCATCGAACAGCACGACCTGCCCCTCGCCGCCTTCCAGTGGTACCTCGACCTGCGTAAGTACGGCAGCGTCCCGCACTCTGGCTTCGGCATGGGCATCGAGCGCGCCGTAGCCTGGATCTGCGGCCTCGACCACGTCCGCGAAACCATCCCCTTCGCCAGAACACTCAACCGCATCTATCCATAA
- a CDS encoding DNA topoisomerase IB, whose amino-acid sequence MPRKKQLQIVTDPAESAKAAGLRYVTDTKPGIQRKPWRKAFRYLDADGKAVRDTETLARIKSLVIPPAWTGVWICPNPKGHLQVTGRDARGRKQSRYHPRWREIRDETKYERMVIFGAALPAIRDHVEQDLSIAGLPRAKVLATIVRLMETTLIRVGNEEYARQNHSYGLTTMRNKHVDIEGSTVTFNFQGKSGIKHTIDITDRRIAKIVQRCQDIPGYELFQYVDKDGTQHSIDSADVNDYLREISGQDFTAKDFRTWAGTVLACELLYEFEAFDSETQAKRNVVQAIKSVAARLGNTPSVCRKCYVHPAVLDSYTSGAMLQRVKRRVQETDADLPGTLQQQELALLNLLRHQVDLAVA is encoded by the coding sequence ATGCCGCGAAAGAAACAACTACAAATCGTCACCGATCCTGCAGAGTCCGCGAAAGCCGCAGGCCTACGCTACGTCACCGATACAAAACCCGGAATCCAGCGCAAGCCCTGGCGCAAAGCTTTCCGATACCTCGACGCCGACGGTAAAGCAGTGCGTGACACCGAGACACTAGCCCGAATCAAGTCCCTCGTCATCCCTCCGGCATGGACAGGGGTGTGGATCTGTCCCAATCCAAAAGGACATCTCCAAGTCACCGGTCGCGATGCAAGAGGGAGAAAGCAGAGCCGCTACCATCCCCGCTGGCGCGAGATCCGTGACGAAACCAAGTACGAGCGCATGGTCATCTTCGGAGCAGCTCTTCCAGCTATCCGAGACCACGTCGAGCAGGATCTCTCAATCGCCGGCCTGCCTCGAGCAAAGGTACTGGCCACCATCGTTCGTCTCATGGAGACAACACTCATCCGCGTCGGCAATGAGGAGTACGCCCGTCAAAACCACTCCTACGGCCTCACCACCATGCGAAACAAACACGTCGACATCGAAGGTTCGACCGTGACCTTCAACTTCCAGGGCAAGAGCGGCATCAAGCACACCATCGACATCACCGACCGCCGCATCGCCAAAATCGTCCAACGCTGCCAGGACATCCCCGGCTACGAGCTATTTCAATACGTCGATAAAGATGGCACACAGCACTCTATCGACTCCGCCGACGTCAACGACTACCTCCGCGAAATCTCAGGACAGGACTTCACCGCCAAAGACTTTCGCACCTGGGCCGGAACCGTTCTCGCCTGCGAGCTGCTCTACGAGTTCGAGGCATTCGATTCCGAAACCCAGGCCAAACGAAACGTAGTTCAGGCAATCAAGTCCGTCGCCGCAAGACTCGGCAACACACCATCCGTCTGCAGAAAATGCTACGTGCACCCCGCAGTCCTCGACTCCTACACGAGCGGCGCGATGCTGCAAAGAGTGAAACGCCGCGTTCAAG